In Ochrobactrum vermis, the following proteins share a genomic window:
- a CDS encoding GTP pyrophosphokinase, with amino-acid sequence MSNLETAIAVAAAAHMDQKSDNGDPYILHPLRVMMAQETRETQILAVMHDMVEHTNTSLNDIYSFGFDDDIVLALNAITRRDDEDYLVYVKRACSNPIARPVKIADLRDNLRTYGDDEEHRVRYTKALEMIGETP; translated from the coding sequence ATGAGTAACCTTGAAACTGCAATTGCGGTAGCGGCAGCGGCGCATATGGACCAGAAGAGCGATAACGGCGATCCGTACATTCTGCACCCACTGCGAGTTATGATGGCTCAGGAGACGCGTGAAACGCAGATCCTCGCTGTTATGCACGACATGGTCGAGCACACGAACACGTCGCTGAACGATATCTATTCGTTCGGTTTTGATGATGACATCGTGCTGGCTTTGAACGCGATCACTCGACGCGACGATGAAGACTATCTCGTCTACGTTAAACGGGCCTGCTCTAACCCTATCGCGCGACCGGTGAAGATCGCAGACCTGCGCGATAATCTGCGCACCTACGGCGACGATGAGGAACATCGAGTGCGCTATACAAAAGCTCTCGAAATGATCGGGGAGACGCCATGA
- a CDS encoding DMT family transporter codes for MRIAILTAISMLAFAANSLLARLALSNGDIDPLSYTGLRLVSGAVVLFALACITSRRTLISGMGNWSGAFALLFYAGAFSTAYVMIGAATGALILFASVQIGMIAWAIFWGDRPAILEWMGIAIAFLALLYLISPGLVAPKLSGTVLMMGAGLSWAAYSLLGRGSQSPLFDTAGNFVRCLPVGIIMIIVGLLKFNPTLAGATYAVVSGAIASGLGYTIWYNVLPELSRTRAALVQLTVPSIAALGGVLILGEPLSQRLLIATIGIVGGVALALLVAKRRTRVDDGPEKAN; via the coding sequence ATGAGGATTGCCATACTGACGGCCATCTCGATGCTGGCATTTGCCGCAAATTCACTTTTGGCAAGGCTTGCGCTTTCGAATGGTGACATCGATCCGCTTTCTTACACTGGCCTGCGCTTGGTGTCAGGTGCGGTTGTGCTCTTTGCATTGGCATGTATCACATCTCGACGCACGCTAATTTCGGGCATGGGTAACTGGTCAGGAGCATTTGCGTTATTATTTTACGCTGGCGCTTTCTCCACAGCTTATGTGATGATTGGCGCGGCTACAGGTGCCCTTATTCTCTTCGCTAGCGTTCAGATCGGAATGATAGCTTGGGCAATCTTTTGGGGTGACCGACCCGCGATTTTGGAATGGATGGGAATTGCAATTGCGTTCCTGGCACTCTTATATTTGATTTCACCTGGACTTGTGGCGCCTAAACTTTCGGGAACTGTGCTAATGATGGGCGCAGGCCTCTCTTGGGCAGCCTATAGCCTCTTGGGTAGAGGGTCGCAATCTCCACTGTTCGATACCGCCGGCAATTTTGTCCGATGCCTGCCAGTCGGGATCATAATGATTATTGTCGGTTTATTGAAGTTCAATCCAACCCTTGCCGGAGCGACATATGCAGTAGTTTCTGGCGCTATTGCTTCAGGTTTGGGGTATACGATCTGGTACAATGTGCTACCCGAACTCTCACGTACACGGGCCGCTTTAGTACAGTTGACCGTGCCTTCTATCGCAGCACTGGGTGGTGTTTTAATCTTGGGTGAGCCATTGAGCCAACGTCTATTGATCGCCACTATCGGAATAGTTGGTGGTGTAGCGCTTGCGCTATTAGTGGCTAAACGCAGAACCCGAGTGGACGATGGTCCAGAAAAAGCAAACTGA
- a CDS encoding IS630 family transposase translates to MVGRQADVIVLSDADRNFLETQVRRHRAPRSLSDRCRMILLCAQGLQSKDVAERLGVHEHTVGKWRRRFVQDGIEGLTDEYRTGRPRTVSDAQVAEVVERTLNTTPKDATHWSIRSMAANSGLSHTTIRRIWSAFGLQPHRAETFKLSSDPLFVDKVQDIVGLYMSPPDRAIVLCVDEKSQIQALDREQPVLPMAPGVAERRTHTYVRNGTTSLFAALDIATGAVIGRCYKRHRATEFLDFLKRIDAEMPNGPDVHLVMDNYATHKTPRIKAWLARRPHWHVHFTPTSASWINQVERWFAELTRKQLQRGVHRSTAELEADIDTFIEIHNENPTPYKWVKSADQILASVKRFCQKTMNRTSDSGD, encoded by the coding sequence ATGGTTGGCAGGCAGGCGGACGTCATCGTTCTGAGTGACGCAGATAGAAATTTCCTTGAAACTCAGGTGCGTCGGCATAGAGCGCCACGCTCCTTGTCAGATCGATGCCGGATGATATTGCTGTGCGCGCAGGGTTTGCAAAGCAAGGACGTTGCCGAACGCCTGGGTGTTCACGAGCACACTGTTGGCAAGTGGCGCCGCCGGTTCGTGCAAGATGGCATTGAAGGGCTGACAGATGAATATCGTACGGGTCGACCGCGAACTGTTTCAGACGCTCAGGTTGCTGAAGTTGTCGAGCGTACATTGAACACCACTCCCAAGGATGCCACGCACTGGTCCATTCGTTCGATGGCAGCTAACAGCGGCCTCTCGCATACCACCATCCGTCGGATATGGAGCGCATTTGGCTTGCAGCCGCATCGTGCCGAGACATTCAAGCTTTCCTCTGATCCGCTCTTCGTCGATAAAGTTCAGGACATCGTCGGCCTCTATATGTCGCCACCAGACCGGGCGATTGTGCTCTGCGTGGATGAGAAATCGCAAATCCAGGCATTGGATCGCGAGCAGCCTGTGCTGCCCATGGCGCCAGGTGTCGCCGAACGACGTACCCATACCTATGTCCGCAACGGCACGACATCGCTGTTCGCCGCGCTCGACATTGCCACTGGGGCGGTGATAGGTCGTTGCTACAAGCGTCACCGGGCGACTGAATTCCTTGACTTCCTGAAGCGGATCGACGCCGAAATGCCCAATGGGCCGGACGTGCATCTGGTAATGGACAACTATGCGACCCACAAGACGCCGAGGATCAAGGCCTGGCTCGCGCGCCGCCCACACTGGCATGTTCACTTCACACCAACGTCGGCATCCTGGATCAATCAGGTAGAGCGGTGGTTCGCAGAACTGACACGAAAGCAGTTGCAGCGCGGCGTACATCGTTCCACCGCAGAACTGGAAGCCGACATTGACACCTTCATCGAAATCCACAACGAAAACCCCACCCCATATAAGTGGGTCAAATCCGCCGACCAAATCCTCGCTTCGGTCAAGCGTTTCTGCCAAAAAACAATGAACCGAACTTCAGATTCAGGTGACTAG
- a CDS encoding pore-forming ESAT-6 family protein, which translates to MYRLLLAASIAGTTMTSAFAQQPTPEQMEMAYNAARNQLGVLAYCQEKGFIDGSASEIQTKMMTLIPAPADASKGDAAEAVGKEGKVSVMGTEQDLQTAAKAQGIDEAKLCEMMASTLKQAAANMPK; encoded by the coding sequence ATGTACCGTCTACTCCTCGCGGCATCAATAGCCGGAACGACGATGACTTCTGCGTTTGCTCAGCAGCCAACGCCTGAACAGATGGAAATGGCTTACAATGCAGCGCGCAATCAACTTGGTGTGCTCGCATATTGTCAAGAAAAAGGCTTTATCGACGGCAGTGCATCAGAAATTCAGACGAAGATGATGACGCTTATCCCTGCTCCTGCGGACGCATCAAAAGGCGATGCAGCCGAGGCTGTCGGCAAAGAGGGCAAAGTTTCCGTCATGGGAACGGAGCAAGACCTTCAAACGGCCGCAAAGGCTCAGGGCATAGACGAAGCTAAGCTTTGCGAAATGATGGCCAGCACTCTTAAACAAGCAGCGGCAAATATGCCGAAATAA